The Asticcacaulis excentricus CB 48 genome includes a window with the following:
- a CDS encoding Svx/AvrXca family virulence/avirulence protein gives MRALISATALLAASALFPGAQAKAACIPGSFAIVSGTPEEAPVQYETEHYAFRWKEGSVNKTDAVFAGETLEYIWKFYMDGTKFAVPYCDTDKKHKANINLDPSFALSGGPTGERDMGMWIHPLSLKDNWGLAHEFAHGLQGSSRGFRDSVYSGWLWENHANWMTHQLPVFRDNVHCSEMLVNFPHLYYGSTRDRYCSWQFLEYLKNEFGYEAVNRLWSDALKPGQAGYEQEDPFVVLMRTQGWSLSQLNDVFGNWALHNVNWDYINPDGSDQGQIYRKAYGSYEQRDGQRFLRVTQLDAIDTQKRQFAVPFEWAPQRWGYNIVRLFPDNGATTVTVTFRGIVQTKPANTLPGLENEPSTLAEPGSNWRWGVVAISQDGQSRISPVVDGADGDMIFPVKATDKALYLVVMGAPDVYQKIQWDQPWHSIYRYPWMASFEGAMPEGFQPGAQAPTLKGHRHPNGGGWVADGAQVAASAYVGPQARVLSGKVLDHARIEDHAVVNGGEVSGEAIVGALSLISNGVKVTDKALVKTSFMGIGQFEPGAVIRGTVKLYGDVELRGGPTLTHGAYSGFVDASSLQSPQKGGNLDEIPQEITKRSEVKWRP, from the coding sequence ATGCGCGCTTTGATCTCCGCGACCGCTTTGTTGGCCGCCTCTGCCCTTTTCCCCGGCGCCCAAGCCAAGGCAGCCTGCATTCCCGGCAGCTTCGCGATTGTATCAGGCACGCCTGAAGAAGCGCCCGTGCAGTATGAGACCGAGCACTACGCCTTTAGATGGAAAGAGGGCTCAGTCAATAAAACAGATGCCGTGTTCGCCGGGGAGACGCTCGAATACATCTGGAAGTTCTACATGGACGGGACCAAGTTTGCCGTCCCGTACTGTGATACCGACAAAAAGCACAAGGCCAATATCAATCTCGACCCGAGCTTTGCGCTTTCCGGCGGACCAACAGGGGAGCGTGATATGGGCATGTGGATCCACCCTCTGTCGCTCAAAGATAATTGGGGTCTCGCACACGAATTTGCCCACGGGCTACAGGGTTCGTCGCGTGGCTTCCGGGACTCTGTCTATTCGGGCTGGTTGTGGGAAAACCACGCCAATTGGATGACGCATCAACTTCCTGTTTTCCGGGATAACGTCCATTGCTCAGAGATGCTGGTTAACTTCCCTCACCTCTATTATGGCTCGACCCGCGATCGCTACTGTAGCTGGCAGTTTCTTGAGTACCTGAAGAATGAGTTCGGTTATGAGGCGGTCAATCGCCTCTGGTCTGACGCGCTGAAACCGGGTCAGGCAGGCTACGAGCAGGAGGACCCTTTCGTTGTACTGATGCGCACTCAGGGCTGGAGCCTTAGCCAACTCAATGATGTGTTTGGCAACTGGGCGCTGCATAATGTCAACTGGGACTACATCAATCCAGACGGCAGTGATCAAGGCCAAATCTATCGTAAGGCCTACGGTTCCTATGAACAGCGCGACGGTCAACGCTTCCTGCGAGTCACCCAGCTTGATGCCATCGACACCCAAAAGCGGCAATTTGCGGTACCCTTCGAATGGGCACCCCAACGCTGGGGCTATAACATTGTCAGGTTGTTTCCGGATAACGGCGCAACGACGGTAACGGTTACTTTTCGGGGCATCGTTCAGACGAAGCCGGCAAACACCCTTCCTGGTCTCGAAAATGAACCTTCGACACTGGCTGAACCGGGGTCCAACTGGCGTTGGGGGGTAGTGGCGATCAGCCAGGATGGCCAATCGCGCATAAGCCCTGTAGTTGACGGGGCAGATGGTGACATGATCTTCCCCGTCAAGGCGACAGATAAGGCTTTATATCTGGTCGTGATGGGGGCCCCCGACGTCTATCAGAAAATTCAGTGGGATCAGCCTTGGCACTCCATTTACCGTTATCCTTGGATGGCGAGCTTCGAAGGGGCCATGCCGGAGGGATTTCAGCCGGGCGCTCAAGCACCTACCTTAAAAGGGCACCGGCACCCTAATGGTGGTGGTTGGGTCGCCGATGGCGCGCAGGTCGCAGCGAGTGCCTATGTGGGGCCTCAGGCCCGTGTATTGAGCGGTAAGGTGCTGGATCATGCGCGCATCGAAGATCATGCTGTTGTGAATGGGGGCGAGGTATCCGGTGAAGCCATCGTCGGCGCGCTTAGCCTTATCTCGAATGGCGTTAAAGTCACGGACAAGGCCCTCGTCAAAACCAGTTTTATGGGCATCGGGCAGTTTGAGCCGGGGGCGGTGATCAGGGGGACAGTAAAGCTATATGGCGACGTCGAGCTGCGCGGAGGGCCAACCCTAACGCACGGGGCCTACAGCGGATTCGTGGATGCCAGCAGTCTACAATCGCCTCAAAAAGGCGGAAATCTCGACGAGATTCCGCAGGAGATCACCAAAAGAAGTGAAGTGAAGTGGCGACCCTAG
- a CDS encoding beta-L-arabinofuranosidase domain-containing protein: MHRKFIEGNHSDQCGSDCPCAALTRRSFFAGAAGISLFAGIASLTTPSHAADAPVNLAKVATASTSYHSGDTRVSALNDGNTPNNSADAEAGMYGNWPKTGTEWVQYDWSEPVTTNSIEVYWWVDGQGVGAPKACRILYWNGTTFTPVKNTQGLGTKKDTLNISTFDAVTTDKLRLEIVSDGKLSTGILEWKVMSSGAVPLFAPAVAAGIDRTVVMGGKTYLRGKAEWLTSTADAGILWRKVSGPGEVTFADPKAPVTTAQVSALGDYVLELEAHTGGKVSRSTLKLHAQAAPPPQRLDVVYTKRYIIDSPLWNTRAKTLIVNWIPHVIDYCERTDLTIGNGGIDNFIEAGKANRGERHGPHKGYVFSNAWVLETVEAICIALMVDPQGDKDIITAQDKMRETLERWIPIILAAQEPDGYLQTAKTLAPKSEWPERWSPEQRSNHEGYIAGYFIESAINHYTLTNGQDLRLYNAAKKLADCWVANIGPGKKEWFDGHQEMEQALVRFGRFVNDEEGNGRGDAYIALAKFLLESRRGGQEYDQSHLPPVQQYEAVGHAVRAVYFYSGMADIAAETGDRDYQSAVASLWDNMVNRKYYVTGGIGSGETSEGFGPDYSLRNGAYCESCSSCGLIFFQYKMNLSYHDARYADLYEQTMYNALLGSTDLEGRSFCYTNPLVNTERTLWHVCPCCVANIPRTLLMIPTWTYLKDKAGLYVNMFIGSTITVEKVAGTDVEMVQKTDYPWNGAVSITVNPKETKTFTVHVRVPNRQTSALYTATPEISGLKRFTVNGKAYSPEIINGYAVVTREWRAGDTIAFEIPMEPQRIHADPKIEADRGKVALGYGPLVYNVELADQKSITQPLSKAPIKAEWRADLLGGVVALTGKWADGSPMLAIPNYARMNRIGGQASEMGAGDIDYAPGTKSEVAEVGPRQRFTGLQSQVWINDQG; this comes from the coding sequence ATGCACAGAAAATTTATCGAAGGCAATCATTCCGATCAATGCGGATCGGATTGTCCTTGCGCTGCCCTCACACGGCGGTCTTTTTTCGCTGGAGCCGCAGGTATATCGCTGTTTGCCGGCATCGCGTCGCTGACAACACCTAGCCATGCGGCGGACGCGCCGGTCAATCTGGCTAAAGTGGCGACCGCTTCGACCTCTTATCATTCCGGCGATACCCGGGTATCGGCGCTGAATGACGGCAACACTCCTAACAACTCCGCCGATGCCGAAGCCGGCATGTATGGCAACTGGCCAAAGACGGGCACGGAATGGGTGCAGTACGACTGGAGCGAGCCGGTTACGACCAACAGTATCGAGGTGTACTGGTGGGTGGATGGCCAAGGCGTTGGCGCGCCGAAAGCCTGTCGCATTCTCTATTGGAATGGCACAACCTTCACGCCGGTGAAAAACACACAAGGCTTGGGTACGAAGAAAGATACCCTCAATATCAGCACCTTCGATGCGGTGACGACCGATAAACTGCGTCTGGAAATCGTTTCGGACGGTAAGCTGTCAACCGGCATTCTGGAATGGAAGGTCATGAGTTCGGGGGCTGTGCCGTTGTTCGCACCGGCCGTGGCGGCCGGTATTGACCGCACGGTGGTCATGGGAGGTAAGACCTATCTGCGTGGCAAGGCCGAGTGGCTAACTTCTACGGCCGACGCCGGCATTCTTTGGCGCAAGGTGTCCGGGCCGGGAGAAGTCACCTTCGCCGATCCCAAGGCCCCGGTCACCACGGCGCAGGTTTCGGCGCTCGGCGACTATGTACTGGAACTGGAAGCCCATACCGGAGGCAAGGTCAGCCGCTCGACGCTTAAGCTCCATGCTCAAGCCGCGCCGCCGCCGCAGCGGCTCGATGTCGTCTATACCAAACGCTACATCATCGACAGCCCGCTGTGGAATACGCGCGCCAAGACCCTGATTGTTAACTGGATTCCGCACGTCATCGACTATTGCGAACGCACTGATCTGACCATCGGCAATGGGGGTATCGACAACTTCATCGAGGCGGGCAAGGCCAATCGCGGCGAGCGGCATGGTCCGCACAAAGGCTATGTATTTTCCAATGCGTGGGTGCTGGAAACGGTAGAGGCCATCTGCATTGCCCTGATGGTCGATCCGCAGGGTGATAAAGACATTATCACGGCACAGGATAAGATGCGTGAGACGCTGGAGCGGTGGATTCCGATTATCCTCGCGGCGCAGGAGCCAGACGGCTATCTTCAAACCGCCAAGACCCTGGCCCCAAAATCAGAATGGCCGGAGCGCTGGTCGCCCGAACAGCGGAGCAATCACGAGGGTTATATCGCCGGCTATTTCATCGAATCCGCCATCAATCACTACACCCTGACCAATGGCCAGGATCTGCGCCTTTATAACGCCGCCAAGAAACTGGCCGATTGCTGGGTGGCCAATATCGGGCCGGGCAAGAAGGAATGGTTCGATGGTCATCAGGAGATGGAGCAGGCTCTTGTCCGCTTCGGTCGCTTCGTCAATGACGAGGAAGGGAACGGCCGGGGTGACGCCTATATCGCGCTGGCTAAATTTTTGCTGGAATCGCGCCGCGGAGGGCAGGAGTACGACCAGAGCCATCTCCCTCCGGTGCAGCAGTATGAGGCCGTCGGCCATGCCGTGCGCGCCGTCTACTTTTATTCGGGAATGGCCGATATAGCCGCAGAGACCGGCGACCGCGACTACCAGAGCGCTGTGGCCTCGCTGTGGGACAACATGGTCAATCGCAAATACTACGTCACCGGCGGAATCGGCTCTGGCGAGACCTCTGAGGGCTTCGGACCTGACTACTCGCTTCGCAATGGCGCCTACTGTGAATCCTGCTCAAGTTGCGGGCTGATCTTCTTCCAGTACAAAATGAACCTCAGCTACCACGACGCCAGGTATGCCGATCTTTATGAGCAGACCATGTACAATGCGCTTCTGGGTTCGACGGATCTCGAAGGGCGCAGCTTCTGTTACACCAACCCCCTCGTCAATACCGAGCGCACGCTTTGGCACGTGTGCCCGTGCTGTGTCGCCAACATCCCGCGTACCCTGTTGATGATCCCGACCTGGACCTACTTGAAGGATAAGGCCGGCCTCTACGTTAATATGTTCATCGGCTCAACGATTACCGTCGAAAAGGTGGCCGGGACCGACGTCGAGATGGTGCAAAAGACCGACTATCCCTGGAATGGCGCGGTCTCGATCACCGTCAATCCCAAGGAAACCAAGACCTTTACGGTCCATGTGCGCGTGCCCAACCGCCAGACCAGCGCGCTCTATACCGCGACCCCGGAAATCAGCGGCCTGAAACGCTTCACCGTCAATGGCAAAGCCTATTCGCCGGAGATCATCAATGGCTATGCGGTCGTGACGCGTGAGTGGCGGGCGGGGGACACCATCGCCTTCGAAATCCCAATGGAACCGCAGCGAATCCACGCCGATCCGAAGATCGAAGCCGATCGGGGCAAGGTGGCCCTCGGCTACGGGCCTTTAGTCTACAACGTTGAACTCGCCGACCAGAAAAGCATAACCCAACCTCTTAGCAAGGCACCGATCAAGGCGGAATGGCGCGCAGACCTGCTAGGTGGCGTGGTGGCATTGACCGGAAAATGGGCCGATGGCTCGCCCATGCTGGCCATCCCCAACTATGCACGGATGAACCGCATCGGTGGCCAGGCCAGCGAAATGGGCGCTGGCGATATCGACTACGCGCCGGGCACAAAGTCAGAAGTAGCTGAGGTCGGACCCCGCCAACGCTTTACTGGTCTGCAATCTCAAGTCTGGATAAACGATCAGGGTTGA
- a CDS encoding DUF805 domain-containing protein, whose protein sequence is MWRFLLSTKGRTARLPYALFMVSSSLAVFAAYSFLLPIIMNIGISIASPVLSVFGLLAFVLIWPIYALSVRRLKDLNGPTWPALFFLLPFLTSLLFVLSPWIVPVFPENSAGVNPEYESLTRTLRQISDAVGWLNRALILLLCLIPGTKGPNRYGPPPGQKAAPDLSVFE, encoded by the coding sequence ATGTGGCGTTTTCTGTTGTCAACCAAAGGACGTACCGCGCGCCTTCCCTATGCGCTATTTATGGTATCGTCGTCGCTGGCTGTGTTTGCAGCCTATTCTTTCCTGTTACCGATAATAATGAATATCGGCATTTCTATAGCCAGCCCGGTTCTTAGCGTTTTCGGGCTGTTGGCATTCGTGTTGATATGGCCCATCTACGCACTGTCGGTACGCAGGTTGAAAGACTTGAATGGGCCTACCTGGCCCGCCCTGTTCTTTTTGTTGCCTTTCCTCACTTCGCTTCTTTTTGTGCTGTCGCCTTGGATAGTGCCTGTTTTTCCGGAAAACAGTGCAGGCGTTAACCCTGAATACGAATCTCTCACACGGACGCTGCGCCAAATTTCAGATGCTGTGGGCTGGCTAAACAGAGCCCTTATCCTGCTCCTCTGCCTCATCCCCGGCACCAAAGGGCCCAACCGTTACGGCCCGCCACCGGGACAAAAGGCCGCGCCCGACCTCAGCGTCTTCGAATAG
- a CDS encoding glycoside hydrolase family 127 protein, giving the protein MTLKIAFTRRDTLTSTAALLAGISVSGRAGANDTYDSVTSLPLSDVRLLPSPFKTAVDVNEAYLLSVNPDRLLHNYRKFAGLTPKAELYGGWERDTIAGHSLGHYLSAISLMHAQTGNAALKLRAAYIIDELALVQGAHGDGYVAGFTRKRKDGRVVDGKEIFPELMAGDIRSAGFDLNGCWVPLYNWHKLYSGLFDAQTFCGYDKALTVAVGLGVYIDKVFRALTDDQVQTVLNCEFGGLNDSFAELYRRTENPRWLALAQRLHHKRIIDPLTAGEDKLANNHANTQVPKLLGEATLFEVTGNENNRKAASFFWERVVNHHSYVIGGNADREYFFEPDTISKHITEATCEHCNTYNMLKLTRHLYGWEPDARYFDYFERAHFNHVLAQQNPKTGMFSYMTPLFTGAARGFSDPVDNWTCCHGSGMESHAKHGESIFWQSSDTLFVNLYIPATARWATKGAHLRLDTGYPYDGNIVFSLSSLRRPTKFKLALRVPAWAKRADLTLNNKPVKATRDGGYLVIDRAWAVGDTVRLSLPLDLRFEATRDDGKVVAVLRGPLVLAADLGGVDDDYKAVEPALVGDDLLAGFKPVALEKAHFRTKGVGRPAEMTFVPFYAQYERRSGVYFKGFSEAQWKDEEAAFLADQERQRDLAARSVDVMHLGEMQPERDHNLESDVSWPGTYRGRNGRDARQGGFIQFTMKVRKTPGLDAGPLQLQATYWGSDKRAFDVLIDGQKAVSVAHTEAPRPGAFFDEVYDIPEDLTKGKEAVTVRLQPTNGRSTGMIFGLRFFTAR; this is encoded by the coding sequence ATGACCTTAAAGATCGCCTTTACCCGTCGCGACACGCTGACAAGCACAGCGGCCCTTTTGGCGGGTATATCAGTATCCGGCAGGGCTGGGGCCAACGACACATACGATAGTGTGACGTCTTTGCCCTTGAGCGATGTCCGGCTGCTGCCCTCCCCTTTCAAAACAGCAGTAGACGTCAATGAAGCCTATCTGCTGAGCGTCAATCCCGACCGACTTTTGCATAATTATCGCAAATTTGCGGGTCTGACGCCCAAGGCTGAGCTTTACGGCGGCTGGGAGCGCGACACGATTGCCGGCCACAGTCTCGGACATTACCTCTCAGCCATTTCCCTGATGCATGCGCAGACAGGCAATGCCGCACTTAAGCTTCGCGCCGCCTATATTATTGACGAATTGGCCCTCGTTCAGGGTGCCCACGGCGACGGCTATGTCGCGGGTTTCACCCGCAAGCGCAAGGACGGCCGCGTTGTTGATGGCAAGGAGATCTTCCCGGAACTCATGGCTGGCGACATCCGCTCGGCTGGCTTTGATCTGAACGGCTGCTGGGTGCCTCTCTATAACTGGCACAAGCTCTATAGTGGTCTCTTCGATGCTCAGACCTTCTGCGGATATGACAAGGCGCTTACCGTAGCGGTCGGGCTTGGTGTTTACATAGACAAGGTCTTCCGTGCGCTGACCGATGATCAGGTTCAGACCGTGCTTAACTGCGAATTTGGCGGATTGAACGACTCCTTCGCCGAACTTTACCGGCGCACAGAAAACCCGCGCTGGCTAGCACTGGCACAGCGCCTTCACCATAAGCGCATCATCGATCCGCTCACCGCCGGTGAAGACAAACTGGCCAATAACCACGCCAATACGCAGGTTCCCAAGCTGCTGGGCGAAGCGACCCTCTTCGAGGTCACGGGCAACGAAAACAACCGCAAGGCCGCCAGCTTTTTCTGGGAACGGGTCGTCAATCACCACTCCTATGTGATCGGCGGCAATGCCGATCGGGAGTACTTTTTCGAACCCGATACCATCTCCAAACACATCACCGAAGCGACCTGCGAGCATTGCAATACCTACAACATGCTCAAGCTGACGCGGCATCTTTACGGCTGGGAACCGGATGCGCGCTATTTCGACTATTTTGAACGCGCGCACTTCAACCATGTGCTGGCCCAACAGAATCCGAAGACGGGCATGTTCAGCTACATGACGCCTCTGTTCACCGGTGCGGCGCGCGGATTCTCGGATCCGGTCGATAACTGGACCTGTTGCCACGGCTCAGGGATGGAAAGCCACGCCAAACACGGTGAATCTATCTTTTGGCAATCGAGCGATACCCTCTTCGTCAATCTTTACATCCCCGCCACCGCCCGCTGGGCGACCAAGGGCGCGCACCTTCGACTCGACACCGGTTATCCTTATGACGGAAACATCGTTTTCAGCCTTTCCAGCCTTCGCCGACCGACGAAGTTCAAACTGGCCCTGCGTGTCCCCGCCTGGGCGAAGCGCGCCGATCTGACGCTGAATAACAAACCCGTCAAGGCTACGAGGGATGGCGGCTATCTGGTCATTGATCGGGCCTGGGCGGTGGGGGACACGGTCAGGCTTTCCCTGCCACTGGATTTGCGTTTCGAAGCCACCCGCGACGATGGAAAGGTGGTGGCCGTGCTGCGTGGGCCGCTGGTGCTGGCGGCGGACCTGGGCGGCGTCGACGACGATTACAAGGCGGTGGAGCCCGCGTTAGTAGGTGACGATCTGCTGGCGGGATTCAAGCCCGTCGCTTTAGAAAAAGCACACTTTCGCACCAAGGGCGTTGGCCGCCCTGCGGAAATGACGTTTGTGCCCTTTTATGCCCAGTATGAGCGACGCAGCGGTGTTTATTTCAAGGGCTTCAGCGAGGCTCAGTGGAAGGACGAAGAGGCGGCCTTCCTCGCCGACCAGGAACGCCAGCGTGATCTGGCCGCGCGCTCTGTGGACGTCATGCACCTCGGTGAAATGCAGCCCGAACGCGACCACAATCTCGAGTCTGACGTCTCATGGCCCGGCACCTATCGCGGACGCAATGGACGCGATGCGCGACAGGGTGGATTCATACAGTTCACGATGAAGGTGCGCAAAACGCCGGGCCTGGATGCCGGTCCGCTACAGCTGCAAGCGACCTACTGGGGGAGCGACAAGCGCGCTTTCGATGTGCTGATCGACGGTCAAAAGGCGGTCAGCGTCGCGCATACAGAAGCCCCGAGACCCGGTGCGTTCTTTGATGAGGTCTACGACATTCCCGAAGACCTCACCAAGGGCAAAGAGGCCGTAACCGTTCGTCTCCAACCCACAAATGGCCGCTCGACCGGCATGATTTTCGGCCTTCGCTTCTTCACCGCCAGATAG
- a CDS encoding SIMPL domain-containing protein, translated as MQRMFAVSAAALALMTAAAPVMAQTPDSPRAEHMAHHQMGTLLTLSETAEVRSTPDVAFITFGVVTEAKTADEAMKLNAQKMNSVFAAVKAQGIADKHVQTTGLSLNAVYDYPQNGGTPTLRGYQASNRISVRVEEVKKLGSAIDAVVKAGINQIDGISFGLKDPSAAEDKARIEATKTLMARAELYAKSLGKTVKRIKSLNENAAMSAPPPMPMVRAMAMKAESDTAIAAGEVSTAMTLNAEFVLE; from the coding sequence ATGCAACGGATGTTCGCGGTTTCCGCCGCTGCCCTCGCCCTGATGACTGCCGCCGCGCCGGTGATGGCCCAAACCCCTGATTCGCCCAGGGCTGAGCACATGGCCCATCACCAGATGGGCACCCTGCTCACTCTGTCGGAAACGGCCGAGGTGCGCTCGACACCGGACGTGGCCTTCATCACCTTTGGCGTGGTCACCGAGGCCAAGACCGCCGATGAGGCCATGAAGCTCAATGCCCAGAAGATGAACAGCGTCTTCGCCGCCGTAAAGGCGCAAGGCATTGCCGATAAACATGTCCAGACGACCGGCCTCAGCCTCAACGCCGTCTATGACTACCCTCAAAACGGCGGCACGCCGACCTTACGCGGCTATCAGGCCAGCAATCGCATCAGCGTGCGCGTCGAAGAGGTCAAGAAGCTGGGTAGCGCCATTGACGCGGTGGTCAAGGCCGGTATCAACCAGATCGACGGCATCTCCTTCGGTCTGAAAGACCCGTCGGCCGCCGAGGACAAGGCGCGCATCGAAGCAACCAAGACGCTCATGGCGCGTGCCGAGCTTTATGCCAAATCGCTGGGCAAGACAGTGAAGCGGATCAAGTCGCTGAACGAAAATGCCGCCATGTCCGCGCCGCCGCCCATGCCGATGGTCCGCGCCATGGCTATGAAGGCCGAATCCGATACGGCCATAGCCGCGGGTGAGGTTTCGACCGCGATGACGCTCAATGCCGAGTTTGTGCTGGAATAG
- a CDS encoding TIGR02466 family protein, giving the protein MSQPYASTVTPLFTTEIYRADLSDMPDFAVYLEEIDDTCRAFADEDEAGQNWSQQKGYLGYTSYGSLNNLPLLASAFEDLKAHTDAHAARFVEILEYDLPAGALKLDNMWINILEPMGHHSNHIHPHSLISGTFYVSVPDGASALKFEDPRLTSFMNSPPRKEGAKREHQPFVYEAPKPGTILMWESWLRHEVPINLSEDIRISISFNYSW; this is encoded by the coding sequence ATGAGCCAGCCCTACGCCTCCACCGTCACGCCTTTGTTCACCACCGAAATCTACCGCGCCGACCTGTCGGACATGCCGGATTTCGCGGTCTATCTGGAGGAGATCGACGACACCTGCCGCGCCTTTGCCGATGAGGACGAGGCCGGGCAAAACTGGTCGCAGCAAAAGGGCTATCTCGGCTACACCTCCTATGGGTCGCTGAACAACCTGCCCCTGCTGGCCAGCGCCTTTGAAGACCTCAAGGCGCATACTGACGCCCACGCCGCGCGCTTTGTCGAAATTCTGGAATACGACCTGCCCGCCGGCGCGCTGAAGCTCGACAATATGTGGATCAATATTCTGGAGCCCATGGGGCACCATTCGAACCATATCCACCCGCACAGCCTGATTTCGGGCACCTTTTACGTCAGCGTGCCCGACGGGGCCAGCGCGCTCAAATTCGAAGACCCGCGCCTGACCAGCTTTATGAATTCGCCGCCGCGCAAAGAGGGGGCCAAACGCGAACATCAGCCCTTCGTCTATGAGGCGCCCAAGCCCGGCACGATCCTGATGTGGGAAAGCTGGCTGCGCCACGAAGTGCCGATCAACCTGTCTGAAGATATCCGCATAAGCATCAGTTTTAACTACAGTTGGTGA